A genomic region of Streptosporangium lutulentum contains the following coding sequences:
- a CDS encoding class I SAM-dependent methyltransferase, with translation MRYDTPSTMRWNARAYDSSFGYVSAHGAPLVELLDPQPGERIVDLGCGTGVLTAEITSRGARVLGIDGSQAMIEKALSQYPGLDFIVGDGSDFTVAQPYDAVFSNAALHWMGREPDAVIASVRDALTPGGRFVAEMGGAGNCAALMAALFTAWREHGLREPGLPWYFPTPAEYATRLEKGGFTVRLLEYFDRPTPLDECPNGAADWVRMFAGSLLRDVPADLVEPLLRRVNELAAPALRRETGWMADYVRLRFAAVRR, from the coding sequence TTGCGATACGACACCCCGAGCACGATGAGGTGGAACGCTCGCGCCTATGACAGCAGCTTTGGTTATGTTTCAGCGCATGGCGCTCCCCTGGTCGAACTGCTCGACCCCCAGCCCGGGGAGCGCATCGTGGATCTCGGCTGCGGTACCGGGGTACTGACGGCCGAGATCACCTCCCGGGGCGCTCGCGTCCTGGGGATCGACGGATCCCAGGCGATGATCGAAAAAGCCCTGTCGCAGTATCCGGGCCTGGACTTCATCGTCGGCGACGGCAGCGACTTCACGGTCGCCCAGCCGTACGACGCGGTCTTCTCCAACGCGGCCCTGCACTGGATGGGCCGGGAGCCGGACGCGGTGATCGCCAGCGTACGCGACGCGCTGACCCCCGGCGGGCGGTTCGTGGCCGAGATGGGCGGCGCGGGCAACTGCGCGGCGCTGATGGCGGCGCTGTTCACCGCGTGGCGGGAACACGGGCTCCGCGAGCCCGGCCTGCCCTGGTACTTCCCCACCCCCGCCGAGTACGCCACGCGGCTGGAGAAGGGCGGGTTCACCGTCCGGCTGCTGGAGTACTTCGACCGGCCGACCCCGCTCGACGAGTGCCCCAACGGAGCGGCGGACTGGGTGCGGATGTTCGCCGGGTCGCTGCTGCGTGATGTGCCCGCCGACCTGGTCGAACCGCTCCTTCGCCGGGTGAACGAACTGGCCGCCCCCGCCCTGCGGCGGGAGACCGGTTGGATGGCTGACTACGTACGGCTCCGGTTCGCGGCCGTGCGCCGCTGA
- a CDS encoding sigma factor-like helix-turn-helix DNA-binding protein, producing MNLSLSDIAPPLRWTSPGQVAPIATDPRLPEAWWQALPLDRACTTIGTSEVAGRLTDLALTCWGYLMLGDVLPVLRFADPASSVRTPEGLGRETVHKLFTDVLERLLEPVTEESVATVRPSRPDRPLPELIDELFATLDERQRAIARDRLYASQRATLDDLAQRFSVTRERIRQIERDLRDHVEVWLGSEDAAPLIAHVSWLRGRLGSAVPADDLAAAVPWHRAELATLGIPSWRFVRTLLSGYDQVDGWLVAGGADELREKTRQLFTDGPRPLDEAVTMVSQLGIREDVAERWLIAVPQLRVLEDHVVPWPRSVNDKAQAVLAVAGNPLTPEEIQERIGEDYSLVGIRNQLTADDRFLRVDRNKYGLSRWGGEQYLGIREMIVREIERSSGEASVNTIVTNLTARYDVSESSVRAYAGGPGFERTQRGWIRVAGAEQADYHPRRDVSSTRRCFRSRDGRWWHRVDVNAEHLRGSGSPLPTGFAAHLGMAPGGQLTASTPSGDVVISWHNQPTMGSIRPVLIAANAAEGDHVFLTVSDGGELLTRYLPAASPALPALNRALHLIGYTAPVASEAEGIRLIGARIGLSDGCTREEVITRLRDRGDREILVFLEGPA from the coding sequence ATGAACCTCAGCCTGAGCGACATCGCGCCACCCCTGCGCTGGACCTCTCCCGGCCAGGTAGCGCCGATCGCAACCGACCCCCGTCTCCCCGAGGCGTGGTGGCAGGCGCTTCCACTCGACCGGGCCTGCACCACCATCGGGACCTCCGAGGTCGCCGGACGCCTGACAGACCTTGCCCTGACGTGCTGGGGATATCTGATGCTCGGTGACGTCCTGCCCGTACTCAGGTTCGCCGACCCCGCTTCGAGCGTCCGCACGCCCGAGGGGCTCGGCCGCGAGACGGTGCACAAACTGTTCACCGACGTGCTGGAACGACTCCTTGAACCGGTCACCGAGGAGAGCGTCGCCACGGTGCGTCCCTCCCGTCCCGACCGGCCGTTGCCCGAGCTGATCGACGAGCTCTTCGCCACGTTGGACGAACGGCAGCGGGCCATCGCCAGGGACCGGCTCTACGCCTCCCAGCGGGCCACACTCGACGACCTGGCCCAGCGGTTCTCGGTGACCAGGGAACGCATCCGGCAGATCGAGCGCGACCTGCGCGACCACGTCGAGGTCTGGCTGGGCAGTGAGGACGCGGCACCGCTGATCGCCCACGTCTCCTGGCTGCGGGGCCGGTTGGGCTCCGCCGTACCGGCCGACGACCTGGCCGCCGCGGTGCCGTGGCACCGCGCCGAGCTGGCCACCCTGGGCATCCCCTCCTGGCGGTTCGTGCGGACCCTGCTGAGCGGCTACGACCAGGTGGACGGCTGGCTGGTCGCCGGCGGCGCCGACGAGCTCAGGGAGAAGACCCGGCAGTTGTTCACCGACGGGCCGCGCCCCCTGGACGAGGCCGTCACGATGGTCAGCCAGCTCGGCATCCGCGAGGACGTGGCCGAGCGGTGGCTGATCGCCGTACCCCAGCTGAGGGTGCTGGAGGACCACGTGGTGCCGTGGCCGCGCAGCGTCAACGACAAGGCCCAGGCCGTGCTCGCGGTGGCCGGGAACCCGCTGACGCCCGAGGAGATCCAGGAGCGCATCGGCGAGGACTACAGCCTCGTCGGCATCCGCAACCAGCTCACCGCCGACGACCGGTTCCTGCGGGTCGACCGGAACAAGTACGGGCTGTCCCGCTGGGGCGGCGAGCAGTATCTGGGCATCCGGGAGATGATCGTCCGGGAGATCGAGCGGTCCAGCGGCGAGGCGTCGGTCAACACGATCGTCACAAACCTGACCGCCCGCTACGACGTGAGCGAGAGCTCGGTCCGCGCCTACGCGGGCGGGCCCGGCTTCGAACGCACCCAGCGCGGGTGGATCCGGGTGGCCGGCGCCGAACAGGCCGACTACCACCCGCGCCGCGACGTCTCCTCGACCCGCCGCTGCTTCCGCAGCCGCGACGGGCGCTGGTGGCACCGGGTGGACGTCAACGCCGAGCACCTGCGCGGCTCGGGCTCTCCCCTGCCGACCGGCTTCGCGGCGCACCTCGGCATGGCCCCCGGCGGGCAGCTGACCGCCTCCACCCCCTCCGGGGACGTGGTGATCAGCTGGCACAACCAGCCGACCATGGGTTCCATCCGCCCGGTCCTGATCGCCGCCAACGCCGCGGAGGGCGACCACGTCTTCCTGACGGTGTCCGACGGCGGCGAGCTGCTGACCCGCTACCTTCCCGCCGCGTCCCCCGCCCTTCCCGCCCTGAACCGGGCCCTGCACCTGATCGGCTACACCGCCCCGGTCGCCTCGGAGGCCGAGGGCATCCGCCTGATCGGCGCCCGCATCGGCCTGTCCGACGGCTGCACCCGCGAGGAGGTCATCACCCGCCTTCGCGATCGCGGCGACCGGGAGATCCTGGTCTTCCTGGAGGGACCCGCCTGA
- the cysS gene encoding cysteine--tRNA ligase, producing MLRLYDTRNRQVRQIVPEGTRSLRMYTCGPTVYRYAHVGNLRSYLLSDLIRRVSERQRVRVVVCRNITDVGHLVDDNEIDPAGEDKVLAQARAEGRTALEIARFYEDAFLADAAALNMRPPEHSPRASETMDSTIALIARLIQKGHAYTVPDGSVFFDAASFPTYGEISGNRLDRLKPGHRVEGVDPRKRFHADWALWKPSDRELTWDTPWGRGFPGWHIECSAMALRFLGEHIDLHTGGIDLRFPHHEDERAQSDAVTGHEVVRHWVHGEHLLFDGRKMSKSTGNVVLLRDVTDAGLDPLAVRLAFMEHRYRQQMNLTWDTLRAADKTLRRWRSRVAEWSEFPSRPMPADRISGIEAAFDDDLDTPLALRLLRELERDDSVAPGSRLESFLHLDQILGLDLSLDIGRSRSLPAGAAELLEQRGRAREAGDWPTADRLRGDLAALGVKVADTPEGQTWSDVWD from the coding sequence ATGCTGCGCCTGTATGACACGCGGAATCGCCAGGTTCGACAGATCGTCCCCGAGGGGACCCGGTCACTGCGGATGTACACCTGCGGCCCGACCGTCTACAGGTACGCCCACGTGGGCAACCTCCGCTCGTACCTGCTGTCGGACCTGATCAGACGGGTCAGCGAGCGGCAACGGGTCCGGGTGGTCGTCTGCCGCAACATCACCGACGTCGGTCACCTGGTGGACGACAACGAGATCGACCCGGCCGGCGAGGACAAGGTCCTGGCCCAGGCGCGGGCTGAGGGCCGGACCGCGCTGGAGATCGCCCGGTTCTACGAGGACGCCTTCCTCGCGGACGCGGCCGCGCTCAACATGCGCCCGCCCGAGCACTCCCCCAGGGCCAGCGAGACGATGGACTCGACGATCGCGCTGATCGCCAGGCTGATCCAGAAGGGACACGCCTACACGGTCCCCGACGGGTCGGTCTTCTTCGACGCGGCCTCCTTCCCGACCTACGGCGAGATCTCGGGCAACCGGCTCGACCGGCTGAAGCCCGGCCACCGCGTCGAAGGCGTCGACCCCCGCAAGCGGTTCCACGCCGACTGGGCCCTGTGGAAGCCCTCGGACCGGGAGCTGACCTGGGACACCCCGTGGGGCCGGGGCTTCCCCGGCTGGCACATCGAGTGCTCGGCGATGGCGCTGCGGTTCCTCGGTGAGCACATCGACCTGCACACCGGCGGGATCGACCTGCGCTTCCCGCACCACGAGGACGAGCGCGCCCAGTCCGACGCCGTCACCGGGCACGAGGTGGTGAGGCACTGGGTCCACGGCGAGCACCTGCTCTTCGACGGGCGCAAGATGTCCAAGTCCACCGGCAACGTGGTCCTGCTCCGGGACGTGACCGACGCGGGCCTGGATCCGCTGGCCGTACGGCTGGCGTTCATGGAACATCGCTACCGCCAGCAGATGAACCTCACCTGGGACACCCTCCGGGCCGCCGACAAGACCCTGCGGCGCTGGCGTTCCCGCGTCGCCGAGTGGTCGGAGTTCCCGAGCCGCCCGATGCCCGCCGACCGGATCTCCGGGATCGAGGCCGCCTTCGACGACGACCTCGACACCCCCCTCGCCCTGCGCCTCCTCCGCGAGCTGGAACGCGACGACTCGGTCGCCCCCGGATCCCGGCTTGAGTCCTTCCTTCACCTCGACCAGATCCTCGGTCTGGACCTCTCCCTCGACATCGGCAGATCGAGGAGCCTTCCCGCGGGCGCCGCCGAACTGCTGGAGCAGCGCGGGCGGGCGCGCGAGGCCGGAGACTGGCCCACCGCCGACCGTCTCCGCGGCGATCTGGCCGCCCTCGGCGTGAAGGTCGCCGACACCCCCGAGGGCCAGACCTGGTCCGACGTCTGGGACTAG
- a CDS encoding UvrD-helicase domain-containing protein: MPRLAISPEFPVELSALAQPVRRDVVVAARRFLQNVAGAPYPERVRGARDPRVATLRLADRHRGVVVKQRDVYWLLTVLPDAEAWAYAQRHRFGVNTALGVVEMWDAVALDRVRPAIRRSAEASPTRLFADICDTDLAELGVDNRFLPLVRQITDQLTLEALEPLLPPTQYEPLAALARGESMTGAWRELENCRALAPDPEPINLEDFGAALRRSPDRAVFTDSPRELNRVLDAPDWCVFLHPPQHRMAYWESYRQPTLVTGGAGTGKTLVALHRSAHLARRGTGQILLVTFSQKLSAELAARLDLLIEDEVTRKRVEVGNVDRLAHRIVSEAEGRPPSLVGATELVALWEETGTGHSPAFLLREWEQVVLAQNLQTLEEYLSAPRPGRSVGLTDEERTAVWRAIDHVTEQLRERGKRTLLQLASEASVLLGQTTGDLLEETEPKREPYRHIVVDEAQDLHPAQWRLLRAAVPHARDDLFIVGDPHQRIFDTRVSLGAVGIDAIQQRLQVSYRLPQEILSWGVRLRGGGPADGLVSGVQELYGLRATRHGPRPMVRAYDSPEGELTGLITQVGQWVREGVPPQEIAVAARTAGLVRNARAALRELGVRVTTLHGMKGLEFRRVAVIGVTDGIVPDPDALTPVREDPAARAHDLQRERGLLYVACTRARELLYVSHSGRASPFLPT, translated from the coding sequence ATGCCCCGTCTCGCGATCTCCCCGGAGTTCCCCGTAGAGCTCAGCGCCCTGGCCCAGCCCGTGCGCCGGGACGTCGTGGTCGCGGCGCGGCGTTTCCTGCAGAACGTGGCGGGCGCGCCGTACCCGGAGCGGGTCAGAGGGGCCAGGGACCCCCGGGTCGCCACGCTGAGGCTGGCCGACCGCCACCGGGGCGTCGTGGTCAAGCAGCGAGACGTCTACTGGCTGCTGACCGTGCTTCCCGACGCCGAGGCGTGGGCCTACGCCCAGCGCCACCGGTTCGGGGTCAACACCGCGCTGGGCGTGGTCGAGATGTGGGACGCCGTGGCGCTGGACCGGGTACGGCCCGCGATCCGCAGGTCGGCCGAGGCCTCCCCGACGCGCCTGTTCGCGGACATCTGCGACACCGACCTGGCCGAGCTCGGCGTCGACAACAGGTTCCTGCCGCTGGTGAGACAGATCACCGACCAGCTCACCCTGGAGGCTCTGGAGCCGTTGCTGCCTCCGACGCAGTACGAACCGCTGGCCGCGCTGGCCAGGGGCGAGTCGATGACCGGGGCCTGGCGGGAGCTGGAGAACTGCCGCGCCCTCGCCCCGGACCCGGAGCCGATCAACCTTGAGGACTTCGGCGCCGCTCTGCGGCGCAGCCCGGATCGCGCCGTCTTCACCGACTCCCCTCGCGAGCTGAACCGGGTGCTCGACGCGCCGGACTGGTGCGTGTTCCTGCACCCGCCGCAGCACCGGATGGCCTACTGGGAGTCCTACCGGCAGCCGACCCTGGTCACCGGCGGCGCGGGCACCGGCAAGACGCTCGTCGCCCTGCACAGGTCCGCCCACCTCGCCAGGCGCGGCACCGGGCAGATCCTGCTGGTCACCTTCTCCCAGAAGCTGAGCGCCGAACTCGCCGCCAGGCTCGACCTGCTGATCGAGGACGAGGTGACACGCAAACGGGTCGAGGTCGGCAACGTGGACCGGCTGGCCCACCGCATCGTCTCGGAGGCCGAGGGACGGCCGCCCTCCCTGGTCGGCGCCACGGAACTGGTCGCGCTCTGGGAGGAGACCGGGACCGGCCACAGCCCGGCGTTCCTGCTGCGGGAGTGGGAACAGGTGGTGCTGGCGCAGAACCTCCAGACCCTGGAGGAGTATCTGAGCGCGCCCCGCCCCGGTCGCAGCGTCGGGCTCACGGACGAGGAGCGGACCGCCGTCTGGCGAGCCATCGATCACGTCACCGAGCAGTTGCGGGAGCGCGGCAAGCGGACCCTGCTCCAGCTGGCCTCGGAGGCGTCCGTGCTGCTCGGTCAGACGACCGGGGACCTCCTTGAGGAGACGGAGCCGAAGCGGGAGCCGTACCGGCACATCGTGGTGGACGAGGCGCAGGACCTGCACCCCGCGCAGTGGCGGCTGCTCCGCGCGGCGGTGCCGCACGCCCGCGACGACCTGTTCATCGTGGGCGACCCGCACCAGCGCATCTTCGACACGCGGGTCTCCCTGGGCGCGGTCGGGATCGACGCGATTCAGCAACGACTTCAAGTGTCATACCGGCTTCCGCAGGAGATCCTGTCCTGGGGGGTACGACTACGCGGAGGCGGGCCCGCCGACGGGCTCGTGAGCGGAGTGCAGGAGCTGTACGGTTTGCGCGCCACACGGCACGGGCCTCGTCCGATGGTCCGCGCCTACGACTCACCGGAGGGCGAGCTGACAGGTCTGATCACACAAGTGGGACAGTGGGTGCGGGAAGGCGTACCGCCCCAGGAGATCGCGGTCGCCGCCAGGACGGCCGGCCTCGTGCGCAATGCCCGAGCCGCTCTTCGCGAGCTGGGAGTACGGGTGACGACGTTGCACGGTATGAAGGGGCTGGAGTTCCGGCGTGTCGCCGTGATCGGCGTGACCGACGGGATCGTGCCCGACCCCGACGCGCTCACCCCCGTCCGGGAGGACCCGGCGGCCAGGGCACACGACCTCCAGCGCGAGCGCGGCCTGCTCTACGTGGCCTGCACCCGGGCCAGAGAACTGCTTTACGTGTCCCACTCCGGGCGAGCCAGTCCCTTCCTTCCCACCTGA